A genomic stretch from Thauera sp. GDN1 includes:
- a CDS encoding methylmalonyl-CoA carboxytransferase subunit 5S: MPRIIDITELALRDAHQSLLATRMALEDMIPACADIDRAGYWSVECWGGATFDACIRFLNEDPWERLRTFRRLLPNSRLQMLLRGQNLLGYRHYEDTVVDRFVAKAAENGMDVFRIFDALNDIRNLERAIAAVRRTGKHAQGTICYTVSPLHTVPGFIDMAQRLVEMGCDSICLKDMAALLKPQPAYDIVKGIKERCGTDVRVHVHTHATTGVTLVSLMKAIEAGADCVDTAISSLSLGPGHNPTESLVEMLEGTGFEARLDRDRLRRIRDHFAAVRPRYAEFMSNIHGVDTDIFDSQIPGGMISNMESQLKQQKAAHRLREVLIEVPRVREDAGFPPLVTPSSQIVGTQAVFNVMMGRYKAMSGEFADLMLGYYGEAPGTRDPEVVTLAEQQAKKPPIDCRPADLLKPEWQVLREAAIALPGSNGSDEDVLTHAMFPQVAPKFFASRCDGPKNLGRDPAAAAQATGAAGTTPTAGNAGANPVRTPISYDVTVNGRSHRVSVTPVA, from the coding sequence ATGCCCCGCATCATCGACATCACCGAACTCGCGCTGCGCGACGCCCACCAGAGCCTGCTCGCCACCCGCATGGCGCTGGAGGACATGATCCCCGCCTGCGCCGACATCGACCGCGCCGGCTACTGGTCGGTGGAATGCTGGGGCGGCGCCACCTTCGACGCCTGCATCCGCTTCCTCAACGAGGATCCTTGGGAGCGCCTGCGCACTTTCCGCCGCCTGCTCCCAAACTCCCGCCTGCAGATGCTGCTGCGCGGCCAGAACCTGCTCGGCTACCGGCACTACGAGGACACGGTGGTCGACCGCTTCGTCGCCAAGGCCGCCGAGAACGGCATGGATGTGTTCCGCATCTTCGACGCGCTCAACGACATCCGCAACCTCGAGCGCGCCATCGCTGCGGTGCGCCGCACCGGCAAGCACGCCCAGGGCACGATCTGCTACACCGTGAGCCCGCTGCACACGGTGCCGGGCTTCATCGACATGGCGCAGCGCCTGGTCGAGATGGGCTGTGACTCGATCTGCCTGAAGGACATGGCCGCGCTGCTCAAGCCGCAACCGGCCTACGACATCGTGAAGGGCATCAAGGAGCGCTGCGGCACGGACGTGCGCGTGCATGTCCACACCCACGCCACCACCGGCGTCACCCTGGTGAGCCTGATGAAGGCGATCGAGGCCGGCGCCGACTGCGTGGATACCGCGATCAGCTCGCTCAGCCTCGGCCCCGGCCACAACCCGACCGAAAGCCTGGTGGAGATGCTCGAGGGTACCGGCTTCGAGGCGCGGCTCGACAGGGACCGCCTGCGCCGCATCCGCGACCACTTCGCGGCCGTCCGCCCGCGCTACGCCGAGTTCATGTCCAACATCCACGGCGTGGACACCGACATCTTCGACAGCCAGATCCCGGGCGGCATGATTTCCAACATGGAGAGCCAGCTCAAGCAGCAGAAGGCTGCGCACCGCCTGCGCGAGGTGCTGATCGAGGTGCCGCGCGTGCGCGAGGATGCCGGCTTTCCGCCGCTGGTCACGCCATCGAGCCAGATCGTCGGCACGCAGGCGGTGTTCAACGTGATGATGGGGCGCTACAAGGCGATGTCGGGCGAGTTCGCCGACCTGATGCTGGGCTACTACGGCGAGGCGCCGGGCACACGCGACCCCGAGGTCGTGACGCTGGCCGAGCAGCAGGCGAAGAAGCCGCCGATCGACTGCCGACCCGCCGACCTGCTCAAGCCCGAATGGCAGGTACTGCGCGAAGCGGCGATCGCTCTGCCCGGCAGCAACGGCAGCGACGAGGACGTGCTGACCCATGCGATGTTCCCTCAGGTGGCGCCCAAGTTCTTCGCCAGCCGTTGTGACGGGCCAAAGAACCTGGGTCGAGATCCCGCTGCTGCCGCCCAAGCCACTGGCGCTGCTGGAACCACGCCCACCGCCGGCAACGCCGGTGCCAATCCGGTGCGCACGCCGATCAGCTATGACGTGACGGTGAATGGTCGCTCCCACCGCGTCTCGGTGACGCCGGTCGCCTGA
- a CDS encoding DMT family transporter — translation MNHPRFNPYLLLVLASLFWAGNMVMGRGLRADLPPVALAFWRWVVAFACVLPFALPHLKAQWPMLRAAWKQVIFLGVFGVGFYNTFSYLAVQHTTATSATLLNSFIPFATIALAFVFLGKRLTRPEALGVLVSLFGVLLLISRGSLEVLFGLGLNTGDLWMLVAVLTWSIYTVGLQWRPQGVHPMLQLAAFIFVGLLVIAPMYVWEIAEGRVVNLHAGAVAGILYAGVMAAFLGFVCFNAGVVAVGPAVGSLFIHLQPVFAAILSTLLLGEYPAWFHYVGMALVLGGIALTMRRPRG, via the coding sequence ATGAACCATCCTCGCTTCAACCCCTATCTGCTGCTCGTCCTCGCCTCGCTCTTCTGGGCGGGAAACATGGTCATGGGCCGAGGTCTGAGGGCCGATCTGCCGCCGGTCGCGCTCGCCTTCTGGCGCTGGGTGGTGGCCTTCGCCTGTGTGCTGCCTTTCGCTCTGCCGCATCTGAAGGCGCAGTGGCCGATGCTGCGCGCGGCCTGGAAGCAGGTGATCTTCCTGGGCGTGTTCGGGGTGGGCTTCTACAACACCTTCTCCTACCTGGCCGTCCAGCACACCACCGCGACCAGCGCCACCCTGCTCAATTCCTTCATCCCGTTCGCGACCATCGCGCTCGCCTTCGTCTTTCTCGGCAAGCGCCTGACCCGGCCGGAGGCGCTGGGGGTGCTGGTGTCGCTGTTCGGCGTGCTGCTGCTGATCAGCCGCGGCAGCCTGGAGGTCCTGTTCGGGCTCGGCCTCAACACCGGCGACCTGTGGATGCTCGTGGCCGTGCTGACCTGGAGCATCTACACGGTGGGGCTGCAGTGGCGGCCGCAAGGCGTGCATCCGATGCTGCAATTGGCGGCGTTCATCTTCGTCGGCCTGCTGGTGATCGCGCCGATGTACGTCTGGGAGATCGCCGAGGGGCGGGTCGTGAACCTGCACGCGGGGGCGGTGGCCGGCATCCTCTATGCAGGCGTGATGGCGGCGTTTCTCGGCTTCGTGTGCTTCAACGCGGGGGTGGTCGCGGTGGGGCCGGCGGTGGGCTCGCTGTTCATCCACCTGCAGCCGGTTTTTGCGGCGATCCTGTCCACGCTGTTGCTGGGCGAGTATCCGGCCTGGTTCCACTACGTGGGCATGGCGCTCGTTCTGGGCGGGATCGCGCTGACGATGCGGCGCCCTCGCGGCTGA
- a CDS encoding N-acetylglutaminylglutamine amidotransferase — MCGIAGELRFDGGTPDLAALARMNAQQKARGPDNGGVFAQGAQAWGHRRLKIMDLSESAQQPMVDPELGLGIVFNGAVYNHPELRRELEAKGYRFYSHGDTEVLLKAYHAWGEDFVSRLNGMFAFAVWERDSGRVLLGRDRLGIKPLYYAPIEGGLRFASALPALLAAGGLDSSIDPVALNHYLSFHAVVPAPHTLLAGVRKLAPGTLMRIEPDGRRSERSFWALDYARDATDESRSFEDWTEILLDGLRAAVKRRLVADVPVGALLSGGVDSSLIVGLMAEAGVKELRTYNVGFADVGGEKGNEFEYADIVAREFGTVHERIFVPEQELLSRLPEAVAAMNEPMVSHDCIGFYLLSEAVSRHSKVVQSGQGADEVFGGYHWYPKLAGSADPVADYLAAFRDRDHDEYLATVNPQWHGGDASAAFVAASFSAPGADDPVEKALRLDTTVMLVDDPVKRVDNMTMAFGLEARVPFLDHELVELAARIPARHKLAHGGKGVLKEAARKLIPDAVIDRPKGYFPVPALKYLQGPVLERVRDALCSQSARERGLFRKDYVDTLLADPSAHITPLRGSKLWQLGLLEWWLQAHVG; from the coding sequence ATGTGCGGAATCGCAGGTGAGTTGAGATTCGACGGCGGCACCCCCGACCTCGCGGCGCTGGCGCGGATGAACGCGCAGCAAAAGGCTCGCGGGCCGGACAACGGCGGCGTGTTCGCCCAGGGCGCGCAGGCCTGGGGTCACCGCCGGCTGAAGATCATGGACCTGTCCGAATCGGCCCAGCAGCCGATGGTCGATCCCGAGCTGGGCCTGGGCATCGTGTTCAACGGCGCGGTCTACAACCACCCCGAACTGCGCCGCGAGCTCGAGGCCAAGGGCTACCGCTTCTACTCCCACGGCGATACCGAGGTGCTCCTCAAGGCGTATCACGCCTGGGGTGAGGACTTCGTCTCCCGGCTCAACGGCATGTTCGCGTTCGCCGTCTGGGAGCGTGACAGCGGCCGTGTGCTGCTCGGTCGCGACCGCCTCGGCATCAAGCCGCTGTACTACGCGCCGATCGAGGGCGGGCTGCGCTTCGCTTCGGCGCTGCCGGCGCTGCTGGCCGCGGGCGGGCTCGACAGCTCGATCGATCCGGTGGCGCTCAATCATTACCTCTCCTTCCACGCCGTGGTGCCGGCGCCTCACACGCTGCTGGCCGGCGTGCGCAAGCTCGCACCGGGTACGCTGATGCGCATCGAGCCCGACGGCCGGCGCAGCGAACGCAGCTTCTGGGCGCTGGACTATGCCCGCGACGCCACCGACGAGTCGCGCAGCTTCGAGGACTGGACCGAGATCCTGCTCGACGGCCTGCGCGCTGCGGTGAAGCGCCGCCTGGTCGCGGACGTGCCGGTGGGCGCGCTGCTCTCCGGCGGTGTGGACTCCAGCCTGATCGTCGGCCTGATGGCCGAGGCCGGGGTGAAGGAGCTGCGCACCTACAACGTCGGCTTCGCCGATGTCGGCGGCGAGAAGGGCAACGAGTTCGAGTACGCCGATATCGTAGCGCGCGAGTTCGGCACGGTGCACGAGCGCATCTTCGTGCCCGAGCAGGAATTGCTCTCCCGCCTGCCCGAGGCGGTGGCGGCGATGAACGAGCCCATGGTGAGCCACGACTGCATCGGCTTCTACCTGCTCTCCGAGGCGGTGAGCCGGCACAGCAAGGTGGTGCAGAGCGGGCAGGGGGCGGACGAGGTGTTCGGCGGCTACCACTGGTATCCCAAGCTCGCCGGCAGTGCCGACCCGGTGGCCGATTACCTCGCGGCCTTTCGCGACCGCGACCACGACGAGTACCTCGCCACGGTGAATCCGCAGTGGCACGGGGGGGACGCGAGCGCCGCCTTCGTCGCCGCGAGCTTCAGCGCCCCGGGCGCGGACGACCCGGTGGAGAAGGCGCTGCGCCTCGACACCACGGTGATGCTGGTCGACGACCCGGTCAAGCGCGTGGACAACATGACCATGGCGTTCGGGCTGGAGGCACGCGTTCCCTTCCTCGACCACGAGCTGGTCGAGCTCGCCGCGCGCATCCCGGCGCGCCACAAGCTCGCGCATGGTGGCAAGGGGGTGCTGAAGGAGGCTGCGCGCAAGCTGATCCCCGACGCGGTGATCGACCGTCCCAAGGGCTATTTCCCGGTGCCGGCGCTCAAGTACCTGCAGGGGCCGGTGCTCGAGCGCGTGCGCGACGCGCTCTGCAGCCAGTCGGCGCGCGAGCGCGGCCTGTTCCGCAAGGACTACGTCGACACCCTGCTCGCCGACCCGTCCGCCCACATCACGCCCCTGCGCGGCTCCAAGCTCTGGCAGCTCGGGCTGCTGGAGTGGTGGCTGCAGGCCCATGTGGGTTGA
- the ngg gene encoding N-acetylglutaminylglutamine synthetase, translated as MIRKHIARALRAEQRSAQLAVHRPAGQSEPAGAPADVVIECGWGRLLPAQTWRDAASLAAALVAERPGQRDIAFYVEKPHVVVAQAPQQLFLDPSEAFRLNLATYRIPSQRAGRRGFTLRRLRTRADVAAINVLYRARRMVPVDAPAVWKARASRVISYALAEDRASGEVIGVAMGLDHVEAFADPQHGASLWALAVAPQAEHPGVGEALVRYLAEHYQARGREWMDVSVLHDNEQAIALYDKLGFQRIPAFAVKRRNAINEPLFTGGGEALQDLNAYARLLVDEAIRRGIHAEVIDAENGYFRLTLGGRSIVCRESLSELTSAVAMSRCQDKRVTLRLLAAAGLAVPRQVDAGDDARWQALLEDCRAVVVKPVEGEQGKGISVDLRSAEEVRVAIERARRFCDRVVVEQFCAGEDLRIVVIDHQVVAAAVRRPPIVVGDGRSTVRELIERQSRRRAAATGGESRIPVDAEAERCIAAQGFALDAVLPPERRLQVRKTANLHTGGTIHDLTAALHPVLREAAEKAARALDIPVTGLDFLVPAVDGHEYVIIEANERPGLANHEPQPTAERFIDLLFPRSRASAA; from the coding sequence ATGATCCGCAAGCACATCGCGCGCGCCTTGCGCGCCGAGCAACGCAGCGCACAGCTCGCCGTGCATCGGCCCGCCGGCCAGTCCGAGCCGGCGGGCGCGCCTGCCGACGTCGTCATCGAATGCGGCTGGGGGCGCCTGTTGCCGGCGCAGACCTGGCGCGACGCCGCGAGCCTGGCTGCGGCGCTGGTGGCCGAGCGCCCGGGGCAGCGCGACATCGCCTTCTACGTCGAGAAGCCGCACGTGGTCGTGGCTCAAGCGCCGCAGCAGCTCTTCCTCGATCCGTCCGAGGCTTTCCGGCTCAATCTCGCCACCTACCGGATTCCGTCGCAGCGAGCCGGCCGGCGCGGCTTCACCTTGCGCCGGCTGCGCACGCGCGCCGACGTGGCGGCGATCAACGTGCTCTACCGCGCCCGCCGCATGGTGCCGGTGGATGCGCCGGCGGTGTGGAAGGCGCGCGCCAGCCGGGTGATCAGCTACGCGCTCGCCGAGGATCGCGCCAGCGGCGAGGTGATCGGCGTGGCGATGGGGCTGGACCACGTCGAGGCCTTCGCCGACCCGCAGCATGGCGCTAGTCTGTGGGCGCTCGCGGTGGCGCCGCAGGCGGAGCATCCCGGTGTGGGCGAGGCGCTGGTGCGCTACCTCGCCGAGCATTACCAGGCGCGCGGGCGCGAGTGGATGGACGTGTCGGTGCTGCACGACAACGAGCAGGCGATCGCCCTCTACGACAAGCTCGGCTTCCAGCGCATCCCGGCGTTCGCGGTCAAGCGCCGCAACGCGATCAACGAGCCGCTGTTTACCGGTGGCGGCGAAGCGCTGCAGGATCTCAATGCGTATGCCCGATTGCTCGTGGATGAGGCGATCCGGCGCGGCATCCACGCCGAGGTGATCGATGCCGAGAACGGCTACTTCCGCCTGACCCTGGGCGGGCGCAGCATCGTCTGCCGCGAGTCCCTGTCCGAGCTCACCTCCGCTGTGGCGATGAGCCGCTGCCAGGACAAGCGAGTGACGCTGAGACTGCTCGCCGCGGCCGGTCTCGCGGTGCCGCGTCAGGTCGATGCCGGTGACGACGCGCGCTGGCAGGCGCTGCTCGAGGATTGCCGTGCGGTGGTGGTCAAGCCGGTGGAGGGCGAGCAGGGCAAGGGCATCAGCGTCGACCTGCGCAGCGCCGAAGAGGTGCGCGTGGCCATCGAACGCGCGCGTCGGTTCTGCGACCGCGTGGTCGTCGAGCAGTTCTGCGCCGGCGAGGACCTGCGCATCGTCGTCATCGACCATCAGGTGGTGGCCGCAGCCGTGCGTCGGCCACCGATCGTGGTCGGGGACGGGCGCAGCACGGTGCGCGAACTCATCGAGCGCCAGAGCCGGCGGCGCGCCGCTGCCACCGGGGGTGAGTCGCGCATCCCGGTCGATGCCGAGGCCGAGCGCTGCATCGCCGCGCAAGGCTTCGCTCTCGACGCCGTGCTGCCGCCCGAGCGGCGCCTGCAGGTGCGCAAGACCGCCAACCTGCACACCGGCGGCACGATCCACGACCTTACCGCCGCACTGCATCCGGTACTGCGCGAGGCCGCCGAAAAGGCCGCGCGCGCACTCGACATCCCGGTCACCGGGCTGGATTTCCTGGTGCCGGCGGTCGATGGGCACGAGTACGTGATCATCGAGGCCAACGAGCGCCCCGGCCTCGCCAACCACGAGCCCCAGCCCACTGCCGAGCGCTTCATCGACCTGCTGTTCCCGCGCTCGCGTGCGAGTGCGGCCTGA
- a CDS encoding osmoprotectant NAGGN system M42 family peptidase, with protein sequence MNDPTPAGTLPPIDYAYLEETMLQLLAIPSPVGLTDAAVRYTAGRFEALGIPYEITRRGAIRATLKGQAAQPARAVVAHLDTLGAMVKSLKSNGRLEIVPIGHWSARFAEGGRLTIFTDHGQVRGTCLPLKTSGHAFGGEIDSQPVGWEHVEVRVDLPVADRAGLEAAGLEVGDWIAFDPQPEIQPDGYINSRYLDDKAAVAALLTACKAVRDHGLRLPVDVHPLLTITEEIGSGASAALHGEIAEMVSLDISIAAPGQNTSEHAATICMQDMSGPFDYHLTHKLIALAKTHDIAHRRDIFRYYRSDSAAAVEAGNDIRTALIGFGADASHAQERTHRDALEALTRLVVAYMASEPVARRDCRSMGSLDGFTAQLCPGDMTVPSTPLPVPETFLADPAPPAPE encoded by the coding sequence ATGAACGATCCGACCCCGGCTGGGACCCTGCCCCCGATCGACTACGCCTATCTCGAGGAAACGATGCTGCAGCTGCTCGCGATTCCCAGCCCGGTGGGTCTGACCGACGCCGCCGTGCGCTATACCGCGGGACGCTTCGAGGCGCTCGGGATCCCCTACGAGATCACCCGCCGTGGCGCCATCCGCGCCACGCTGAAGGGCCAGGCCGCGCAGCCCGCGCGTGCGGTGGTCGCCCATCTCGACACCTTGGGGGCGATGGTGAAGTCGCTCAAGTCCAACGGCCGCCTGGAGATCGTACCGATCGGGCACTGGTCGGCGCGCTTCGCCGAGGGGGGACGGCTCACCATCTTCACCGATCACGGCCAGGTGCGCGGCACCTGCCTGCCGCTGAAGACCTCGGGCCACGCCTTCGGCGGCGAGATCGACAGCCAGCCGGTGGGCTGGGAGCATGTCGAGGTGAGGGTCGATCTGCCGGTGGCCGATCGCGCCGGGCTGGAGGCAGCCGGACTCGAGGTCGGCGACTGGATCGCCTTCGATCCCCAGCCCGAGATCCAGCCCGACGGTTACATCAACTCCCGCTACCTCGACGACAAGGCCGCGGTGGCCGCCCTGCTCACGGCCTGCAAGGCGGTGCGCGACCATGGGCTTAGGCTGCCGGTCGATGTGCATCCGCTGCTCACCATCACCGAGGAGATCGGCTCCGGTGCCTCGGCGGCGCTGCATGGCGAAATCGCCGAGATGGTGAGCCTGGACATCTCGATCGCGGCGCCCGGACAGAACACCTCGGAGCACGCCGCGACGATCTGCATGCAGGACATGTCCGGCCCGTTCGACTACCACCTCACCCACAAGCTGATCGCGCTCGCGAAGACACATGACATCGCCCATCGGCGCGACATCTTCCGCTACTACCGTTCGGATTCGGCGGCTGCGGTCGAGGCGGGCAACGACATCCGCACCGCGCTGATCGGTTTCGGCGCCGATGCTTCGCACGCGCAGGAGCGCACCCATCGCGACGCGCTCGAAGCGCTCACCCGACTCGTGGTCGCCTACATGGCCAGCGAGCCGGTGGCGCGCCGCGATTGTCGCTCCATGGGCTCGCTCGATGGTTTCACCGCGCAGCTGTGTCCGGGCGACATGACTGTCCCGAGCACGCCACTGCCAGTGCCGGAGACCTTCCTCGCCGATCCCGCGCCGCCGGCACCCGAGTAG